The following nucleotide sequence is from Pandoraea thiooxydans.
TCAGCGACACCGTCAAAAACTGGGACGCCGCCGACATGTCGCGGCAGATCGAACTGCACATCGGCAAGGACCTGCAATTCATCCGCATCAACGGCACGCTGGTCGGCGGGTGCATCGGCCTGTTGCTGTATTTGAGCAGTTATGCGATCGAGGCGGTGCGGGCGCATTTGATGTAGGGTAGGCGCGCGGCGCCGGCACATGCCGATGCGCGCGCACCCCGACATTTCCGGCTATCACTAAAGTTTGCATGCCGCGTGCCGTTATCGTGTGTGTCGCACTACGCAACGGGCGCCAACCGCTCGCGGCAGCACCGTCGCCCCAACATCCAGCAAATCGGCCTGTCGCGCTCGTTTCACTGTAAAGAACTTCGCTGGCCGATGGGCCGGCAAAGGCGCTGACCAAGGCATGACAAACATCGATTACGGATTCGAGACCATAGGCATTGCGCAGCTGGCCGCGCTGGACGCCGACCGGCTCGACGAACTGCCCTACGGCGTGATCGGCTTCGCGCCGGACTTTTTGGTGACGCACTACAACGCCACCGAATCGCGCAACGCGGGGCTTTCCGCGGCGCGCATTCTGGCCCGCCATATTTTCGAGGAAGTCGCGCCGTGCATGAACAACTTCATGGTCGCGCAACGGTTTCTCGACGCCCAGACGCTCGATGAAATCATCCCCTACGTGCTCACCCTGCGCATGCGCCCCACCCCCGTGCGGCTGCGCCTGCTGATGTCGCCCGAGATCGCCACGCGGTATCTGCTGATCGAGCGCAAGGTGGCCGCATGAACGGCCCCGACCTCGGGCCGGACGAACTCGCCGCCGAGCACGAAGCGCTGCTCTCGTTCATGTATCTCTCGCCGGTGGGCATCGTGCGCAGCGACCTGGCGGGCAACGTCGACATGATGAACCCGATGGCCGCGCAGTTGCTGATGCCGCTGGCGCAGGGCGGCGAGCTCGCCAATATTTTCGAGACGCTCGCCCCGGTCGCCCCGGAGTTGCGCCGCCTGGTGGCCGAGTTCACGCGCGAGCGCGGCCCGGTTTGCGAGAATCGCCGGCTGTACGTGAACCCGGCCAGGCACCACCCGGCCGTGCTTAGCTGCTCAATCATCAGGATCGGCGCCGGCTTCCTGATGACCGTATTGACCGACATCTCGCGCCAGGTCGCCGCCGAGCGGCAAGTGCGCCAAACCGAATCGTGGCTGGCCGGCATCTACACCAGCGTGCACGACTTCGCCTTCTTCACGCTCGACGCGCAGGAGCGCGTGGAGACCTGGCATCCGTCGATCGAACGGCTCACGGGTTTTCAGGCAGACGACATCGTCGGCAGGCCGCTCGACATTTTCTATGCCCCGGGCGAGGCGTGCCCGGGGCGCCTGGCGGAACACGTGGCGCTAGCGCGCGACGACGGCTGGCACATCGAGGAATGCTGGTGCGCGACCCGCTCGGGCGAGCGCTTCTGGGGGCAGATTCTCGTCTCGGTGCTGCACGAAGACGGCGACGCGCCGAGCGGGTATTCCGTGGTGATTCGCGACGCCTCGCAGCGCAAGGTCACCAGCGACAACCTCGAGCGGCTGCTGACCACCGACCACCTGACCGGCGCCTCGAACCGCGCGCACTTCTTCCAGGTGGCCGAGGCCGAATTCACCCGCGCGCGGCGGCACCGGCGCCCGCTCTCGCTGGTGATGCTCGACGCCGACCACTTCAAGCGCATCAACGACACGGCCGGGCACACGGCGGGCGACGAAGTGCTGCAGCAGATCGTGCGCGAAGCCAAGCGCACGCTGCGCGCGGCCGACCTGATCGGCCGGCTCGGCGGCGAGGAATTCGCGCTGCTGCTGCCGGCCACCACGCGGCAGGAAGCCGCCGCCATCGCAGAGCGCCTGCGCGCGGCGATCGAACAGCTGCCCATCGAGACCGGCGGGCAAGTGCTGCACGCCACCGTGAGCCTCGGCGTAGCGGCACTCGACGAATCGGAGGCGGAACTCGACGACCTGCTGGCCGCCGCGGATCGCGCGCTGTACGAAGCCAAGCGCGCGGGACGCAACTGCGTGCGCGTCGAAGACGTCGTCAAATCGGAACAAGGCGCCACGGAATCAACGAAGGGGGATGGTGAGGCGCGGCCCCCGTCCCCATCGGCAGGAGAGGCCCAATGAAGTCTTCCACCCAACCCGGCGTCGACATCACGCCGCTTGCCCCGCAAGGCTGTGTCGGCTGCAAGGATGCCACGCCGCTGCCGATCGAGATCGACTTCGCGTTTCAGCCGATCGTCGACGTGCGCAGCAAGGCGGTTTTCGCGTGCGAGGCGCTGGTGCGCGGCGCCGGGGGCGAATCGGCCGCCACCGTGCTCGCGCAAATCGACGAAGGCAACCGATACCACTTCGACCAGCGCTGCCGGCAAGTGGCGATCGCCACGGCCGCCGCGCTCGCGCTCGACGCGCATCTGTCGATCAACTTCATGCCCAATGCCGTGTACCGGCCCGAGGTGTGCATCAGAACGACGCTGGAGGCCGCGCAGACGCACGGCTTTCCGCTCGAAAAAATCATCTTCGAAACCGTCGAGGGCGAGCACATCGCCGACCGCGCGCACCTGGTCGACATTTTCAAGGCCTACAAAAGCTACGGCTTTCGCACCGCCATCGACGACTTCGGCGCCGGCTACTCCGGGCTCTCGCTACTCGTCGACTTCCAGCCCGACCTCGTCAAGCTCGACATGAGCCTGCTGCGCGGCATCGACACCGACAGCGTGCGCCAGCGCATCGTCAAGGGCATCCTCTCGATCGCCCGCGACCTGGGCATCGAAGTCATCGCCGAAGGCATCGAAACCCAAGGCGAGCGCGACTTCTTCGTCGCGCACGGCGTCAGCCTGATGCAAGGCTACTTCTTCGCCAAACCGGCATTTCGCGCGATACCGCACCTCGATCCGCACGTCTTCGCCTGAGGCGGCGCAGACCGCTCCCGGCCCGTTCACTGCCCATTCACTGCCCGCTCGCCGCTCGGCGGGCGGGGCAACGGCGGACCGCTACACCATCTGCCGCACCGGCCCGCAGGCCGCTTCCAACTGTTGCTGCAACGGCTGCGCCAGCGCCCACAAACCGCTGGGCGCCACCGCACGCTCGTCGGCCTGCTTGAGCAGCGCGAGGAATGCGGTAAAGGCGTCGCTGTGTAGTGGTCAAGAAATTTCGGACAGGCCAATAGGTTTTTTGACGGTCAGTTTTGCCTCGTAGGCCGCGGGCGACAGATAGCCCAAAGTCGAATGCAAGCGCACAGGATTGTAGAAGCCGACGATGTACTGATTAATATCCCGTCTGGCTTCATCGTGATTGGCGTAGCGACGTCGCCACACGCGCTCCATCTTCAAGTTCAGGAAGAATCGTTCCATCACTGAATTGTCCCAGCAATTTCCCTTGCGACTCATGCTACAAACCACATGATGTTGCTTTAGCAGGGCTTGGTATTCAGCGCTCGCATACTGACTGCCTCGATCCGAATGCAAAATGAGTCCCGGTGCCGGACGGCGTTGTTGCAGCGCCATGTTCAAGGCTGACATCACTAACTCCGCGGGCATCGTCGGTGCCATCGCACCAGCCGATGACCTTGCGCGAGTAAAGTTCGAGCACCACCGCCAAGTAGAGCCAGCCTTGCGCCGTGCGGATATAACTGATGTCAGAAACCCAGGCCCGATTAGGCTCACATACGTCAAAGCGCCGCTCCAACACGTTCGGCGCCACGGGCAGCGCGTGTTTGCTATTGGTCGTGGCAACGAACTTTCGTTTCCAGAGCACATGCAAGCCAGCTTCGCGCATGAGCGTGCGTACGCGGTATCTGCCCATGCGCAAACCTTGTGCTCGCACGGCGTGCATCACTCGCCGGCTACCATAGCTCGCACCACTGGCGGCAAATACCGCCTTGACGTGGGTTTGCTCACGCAGGTGCCGGGGACCGGGCTGGGCGCGCTGGTGCGCGTAATAGCCGGAGCGGCTGACCTGCAGTACTCGGCAGGCGGCACTGACCGATATGGCCTTCTGTTGCAAGTGCGCTACCACGCGGTAGGTCACTTCAGTTCTCGTGCAAAGAAGGCCGACGCTTTTTTTAACAGACTATTATCTTCGCGCAGTTGTCGATTCTCCGCCTCGAGTTGCCGAATGCGCTGCTGCTCGGCCGTCAATGGCTGACCGATGCCGGGACCGCCAGCGCGCTCCGCGTCGTATTGCGTCAGCCAGCGTCGAACCGCGCTCTCTCCGAGCCCCATCGAGCGACAAACCTCGCTCGCTGTCAACCCTTGGTCTCAGACCATACGCACCGTTCTTTTGTCATCTGCTTTCCTCGTCGATAGAGATTATCTTCCTATCGACCTGTCCGAGGAAATTAGACCATTACATACCACGTAGCCCGTTCGCTCAATGAGATTACTTCTATGCTTACGATCAATACCGCAAGCGCTGGAGTTCCTTAAATATACAGTCCAAAATGCTGGCGCTCCCCTTTCCCAAGGGAAGTAGCGTTTGCCTGTTACCTCTCGCTTCCTTTGCAGCGTAATAAGCTTGGTGCTTACTGCTCTTCCAGGCAAACACAAATATGTCGGCATTCGCTGCCAAATGTTTCAACCGGTCGGTAGCCGCGTAGTCTGCATTCACTTCTACCCGTGACTGAGGCAAGAGTTTTTGAAGGAATTCTCGTGCACGTTGACCGGCAGGCTCAGTTAGTGTGTAAATACCGATCAAGCCAGCGAAATCAATTGATGCGACAGCTGCGGCATGCTCGTCTACCTGAGGGGGGAAACTTTCGAGCAACTCAACAGCGCCATAATCTTTTGCCAACAGCGATAAGACTGCAAGCCGCGCCGGATTTAGTCGATGGGCGTGAACTCGAGCCACGCCCACAACTGCAGTGAAAAAGCGCAGTCTTGATTCGTGATCTGGCGACGCGTACAGTGCCAGCATCTCCGCTGCATTAAGCGCCCAGTCGATATTGCCCGGCGCACTGTTTGCGGAAAGGACCTCGGCGAACGCTTCCAGTGCTTCAACATAGTCACCTTTCGTTGGGCCGAGACCGATCAGTGCTTGCATCAGAACAGACGCCAACTCCAGTTCATTAGCCGACACCGTGCCGCTCCAAGCCACGATTCGAATTAGCATGCTGTAAAGCGGCATGAAGCCCCGCATTGGATTGGCCTGACGGTCAACAAAGAATTCCACCAACGCGGGAAAGGCGTCACGGAAGACAGCCTCAGCGTCTCCCCTTGCGTTGCCGATTCTCTCTGCCAGTTCGCGGCAGGCTCTCGGATCGGAGACAAACGACTCGATATCCCAGCGCGTGGAGGCGTCCGCTAAAATTTGCAGAGGGTGTCGGTCGTAGTTGCCTGCCAGTACATAGTTGGCCCAAGACAACCAGTCAGAGCCAGGGCGAATGTGCGAGTTCGAAGTCACAGTGCCTGCGTCGGATGACTCCTCTTCTAACTGCCGCAATCGTGCCAAATCACGCTTTGACCATTTGCTTTGTATGTCTTCCGGGGCCGATCGAACTGCTTCGAGGACTCGAAGAGTAACTTGCTTGTCCTCCAACTCAACGGCACAGCGCAGCATCGCCCCGTAGGTCCATGCCTCGGGACGACTTTCGAGCGACAATTGAAGAGCTAGTTCATAGTCCTCGTCGCCCAAAGCTTGGCGTGCCAGGACGGCTTTGTCCTCATCCGATGACGATGCCGACGTCAATCTGCCGATCCAACGATCAATCAGGCTGTGCTCAGCGTGTTCCGGATAGGACTCGGCAATGGATTCGCAACGTGCCACATTAGGCTTATCCTGTGTCAATTCAAAGAGCAGGAAGGCCTTCAGTACGTTGGGTTGACGGATGCCTTTTCGCTCTTGGAAGAGCGGGCCGAACGGACGTGCGATATTGCTTCGGAACGCGTTGAGCACCTTGTCAACATTCAGGTCACGCTCAATGTCCGCGACGTAGGTTGAATATAGTGCTTCAACCAGGTCCGCTATAATTTGGGCGGGCAGTGAAAGACCCAGAACGCTCTTGACCAGCGAGTAGTCGTGTGCAAGTTGATGCTGACGGCCAAGCCCGGCCAGCATGCGAATCTCTAAATACTTTTGCTGCTCCGAATCGACTCGGCCGCTCGCAATCAATTCGTCGCGCAAACGATATGCATCCGCTTCATTACCAGCCAGCAGTGCGTTATCGAATTCCGCTCGGATTCGGCCGAATGGGCGTTGCGTGCGATCGGGAATCACCGGGCGGCGACGCAGCATGCCAAGATACAACAGTAATGCTTGGGAGACTTCGTCGCGGGCCGCCGCATCTACCGGTCCGAAGCGGAAGATAAAGCGGCCAAATCGAGCGCGCAAACTGCGTTCGATCTCATCGTCATCTTCCTTCTCAAGCGGTTGGCCGCGGAAATCACTGTAACTTGGACCGACGGCAGCAGTTAGTTCCTGCGCCAACGCAGTTGCGGAAGCGTCATCTTCTGCCATGCCATACCACTGGCATGGTCCATTCGTATCAAATACTGGCAGTACGATAGGACGTTGAACGTGTGGTGCCGCGAAGGCGTTGATCCAAGGGATTACGTGTTCCAACCAAGCGGCCGGTGCCTTCGCGCCAGCAATATCATCCCAACGCAGTGCGTTGCGACCAGAAAAAAAGCGTTTCAGCCAGGAAACTTCATCAGATGGTGCGATATCCATCATGCCGTCTCCCTATAGCGAGCAAACTCAATTCGCGTTCTTCCGAGATCATGCGAATCGAGCGAGAACTCGACCCATTCATCGTTGATTACCATACCGTTGTAGGTAAGATTCATAGAGCCCATCAACAAACAGCGGGTGAGCAAGATTCCCTTGGTATGCAACTGATCATGGATGTGAATCGCAACTTGATCTTCAAGGCCGTGTTCACGCGCTGCATCGGATATCCGGGAGAGGAAGGTGTCGTTGCTGTCATCATTACGAGTGACAATGCGGACTTTCGTGCCATGATTCATCAACGTTACCAGTACATCAGCAAGGCGAATTTCACGTCGTCCCCATTCCGGATTAATCGCATCGAACGAACCGGACCGATTGTCGATGAGGACAACGTTGCTGATCCAGGGCGAAACGATCCATATTTCGTCGCCAGGTTGTAGCACCTCGGCAACGAACATGCTCTGGAGCAATTCCTGGATGGTGGTCACGCCGGTAGTCTTGGTCTTGAAAATGCGGCGGTAGAGAACGTTCATTGCACTGCCTCGACAAGTTCGAGATCGGCCTCAACCAACACTCCCGTCTGCCGAATACCTTGCAAACGGGCGTAAGCCCGGAAGTAGCCGGACTCAATAGGATTTGTGACCAGGGCGTTGAGCGCCGCGGCAAGTCGGGCTCGCTCCGATTCCGGGCAGGTCAGCGTCACCAAGCGTCCGTCCGCAAGCCGCTGAGCCGTTTGGGTCAACCAGTCATCGTCCAATAGCGAAATACAGATGCGATCGTCGCCGATGGTCTCGACAACCAAAAGCCGTTCGACTATGGGTAGTTCGCTAAATGGATTCCGCATCTGCAATGCGGACTGTCGAACAGCTCGGCCGCGAGGCCATAACAGCCCATAGATAGCACCGATTCGCCAGGCGGCGCGGTCGCTACTTGCTGGAGATCCGATGTCAGACATGACGCGATCAATTTCGTCTGATTGACTCAGGTAATAACTCATTACACGCAGATCGATTTCAATACCGATGCGTGCCTCCTCGCGTTGCCAAAGATCCAGCGTCCCCGCAAGATAATGGTCGGTAGCAGAACCGGATCCTGGTCTCAAAACTCGGTTTCCGAGCGCGACGAGAAAACCATGAAATGGTGAGAATCCTTCCTGAATCAAGACACGACGGAGACTTCTGAAAGTCTGCGCCATCTGCTCTTGGCTCTCAGCATGACGAAACTGGCGTACTAAGGTCGTGCTTTCTCGAAGTTCGCTTCCATCGTCTGCCGCGAGCACGCTCACGACCTGTTTGAGTTGATGGTCGATCAACTCGAATTCACCCATCGAGAGGTTTGTGCGAATAGTGGCGAAGAAGCGGCGCGGATCTTCCGCGTAGCGCCGCATAAATTCCTCGATCAATCCATTCCCCCCCGGGTTTCGCTCGGAAAACCATGCTTCTACCGTGTTTGGATCGAAGCCGGCCGCTTGGTCGGACAGTACTGGTCCCCGATCCAAATCCACCGTCAGATCGTCCGAATCGATGCTCGGACACAGGTCTGTAATCGAACGCAGGATAGCTGAAGCAAGGGTGGCGTGATAAACCCCTCGTAACCACGGCTCCCAAGTGGCGTCTATTGGCTCCCAGAGCATAGCTCCACACCTGTGCAACTCCGCGATCACTTCGGGATCTCGCAGATAGCCGCTTAATTCCTCGCGTAACTTGTCCGGACTGCTCGAAGTCGTATCGTCACCGTGCACTTCAACTACTTGGGACTGAAAGAGTAAGCCGAGCACGTCCGACAGTGAAAATGGTGCCTGGCCCTCCCGGATCGACGTGTCGGCCTGCGCAAGTTCGACTTGTCGGTGCATCGCTTCATATGTCAAGGCCGACAGATAAATCTGTGCGAGCCACTCACGCATAAAAGGACTGCCGATCATCGCCAGACATTTTCCGCGCCACGCGGAATCAATAAAACGAGCGCTACGCAATGCGCGCCACTTTGCTTCGCCGCCAGGTTGACTCTGCAGGTGCAAATCACCGGGGATGCAAATCTGAAACACCGCGCTGTCTGCGGTAAACTGCGCACCCAGTCCCACCGCCTGCCCGTTTCGTTGAAACTTTGTGTCGGCTCTGACTTTTTCGGTGCCGACGCCGATGTCCGCAGAGGCTCCTACGGCAAATCGCCGAATCTCGACCGGCGCGTGTTGTGAATGTGTGAAGAAGCCAATGCGACTCACGATCTGCGTCCATAGGCTGCCGGAAGGTGGCGTCAGCCACTTGGGATCGATCGTCGCGACAATTTGGCTATGCCACTCGAGTGCCGCGTTCGAGGAATCCCTCACCTGGAAAGGCGGCGCCTGCGGCGCAAGGCGCACAGGACGATAAACCTGCAGCATCACCGTCTCCTCGCCACGCTTAATTCGATAATCACCAAGCAACACATGGCTGCCGATCGAGTCGATGTCCAGTTCGAATACGCCACTACACATTCCCGACCCGTCCTGAAACTCCGGGGAAGGTGCGATCCAGTGGCGCTCGACGCGATGACGCACGCCGTAGCGTCGGCTAACCCGACCGGGCGCGAACTCTCTCAACACGGCGTAGACTGACATTGCTTGAGCACTGAGCGGATTGGCAGAACTGGACACAGGTAAATCAATTGCTGTTTCGGCCAAGTTGAGATCCGCAAAAAGCGAGCCGGGGACGAAATCTGGTAATGGAGTATTGAAAACGCGGAAATCCTGCCCCGGCTTCCCGTCAGCGCTCCAGTTGCTCTCCAGACGACGGAGTGCCGTTGGAAGCACCGTTGTCATAAGCGGCCGTGGATACTCCCACAAAATCGCAGAAAGTTCCTCATCGGGCAGGCGTAATGCCCACCGAAGATAGTTGGTGAGACGTCGCGTACCTACTTCGGTTTCGAGGATGTTGCGCAGTTCCAACACGAGGCGCTGACGGCGTCGATCATTGATTTTTCTGTCGCCGCTCAGGTCGCTCCAAACACTGCCGGCTGGACTATCCTGCAGTCGCAACGCTAGGAAATCCATGGTGGCGTAAGCGGCTTGCATTCTGATGACGTATCGATTTGCTAAAGGCAGCGTACGAACCGGCAGTTCCGGGTCGAAGAGCAAATCGTAGCTTTGGTAAGCAGCGCGATCGCGGCCATAGTCCGACAGCACGACAGTTGTCCAAGGACGCATACCCCGCGTACGACCGCCGCGTCCTTTACGTTGCAGAAATCCCGCCATTCCGCGCGGCGCCTTGTGCTGAATTACAGCGCCGACAACCGGGTCATCAAAACCTACCTCCAACACAGTTGTCGCCACAATGACATCCGCGAGAGCGTCTACACCGCGATCCTGAGAACTGACGCGCGCGACAACCAGGCGCCGTTGCAAACCTTGGTGCAAATCCTGACAGAACCGCCAGTCTTGGCCGTTTGAATAGCGTAAGAGCGACGTCCCGGCTTCGCGCAGCACTGCCAGGCCTCCGTTGGGCGCGTTACGCATGTCGGGATCACCGTAACTGTTCCGTCCTTCAGCACTCAGCAGATCGAAATACAGGCGATTGATAACGTCGAGGTTGTCAGTGAACACGAAGGTCCGCTGACCGAATGCACCATGGCTGATCGAGTCAATTGGTCGCGCTGCTTTAGGGTCGAGGCAGCGCTGCAGTGCCATGGCCACTTGTATCGTCGTGGATAGCAGTGCGGTACGAGAAACCGGATCGCCGCGCAAGGCAATCATATACTCAGCGCCCTCAGGTTCGATCTCATCGGCGCGCGGCGACACTTCGTCCACAAAATCGAGCCGACTCCCAGTCAAAGCTGCGAAGAACTGCGTTGCTTCACGCAAGGTCGCTGACAGTCCTACACACCGTAGGGGTTGCTCTAGCATGCGCTGCCAGCGCCGCATAAGAAGTGCAACCTGGGCTCCGTGCTTGCCCTCATATGTGTGAACCTCGTCCATCAACACAAGTTCGGGTGCATGTAACGCCTTCGGTCCCACGCCGAAAAGATGCATCATCGAACTGTCCGATAATCGCTGATTCAGCATCTCGGTGGTCGTAAACAAAATGTCCGGGACTGAACCTTTAAGCGATTCCCGGGTTAGTGGGAATTCCGTACCGTCAAGAACCGCCTGACACGATGCGCATACCAGACGCTCACGTTTTTCATTTCGATCCTTATGCAGCCATCGCAACTCGCCGCCGCAGTCCAGACAGGCAAGCGTTGGGCAGACGCGGTCATTCCCCACAGTCGCCCAGTCGCAATACTGGGCGGAAAATGGCGTATCGCCGTAGAGGGCACCCACGCGAAGCGATACTTGATCTTTTTGAGGCAAGGCGCCTTTAAGGCTGCGAATGCGCAGCAAGACTTCACGCAATTGGTCTTTGAGCAGTTCTGTTCGCGGATATAGCGCGACAGCCTTAACCCACCACTCAGACTGGTCTTCTATCAGTGCATGGCGGTAGATCGATGCAAGCGCCGGTAAGTAAAAAGCGAGGGTCTTACCACTGCCAGTTCCTGCAGTAACGATCGTCGCTAGTTCTTTCCCAGTTTCAATCGCATGCAAAATGCGTACTGCAGCGCGGACTTGAAAGCCAGATAGGCAGACTGTGCGATCCCGCGACGACAACAGAGCTTGAAGAGCGGCCAGTACGGCCGGACTTGAAGCCGCGTCGCCGATCGTGGCAAGCGCCTGCTCAACGGGAATGTCGCGCCTTGGGTAGCGACGGCGCCGCCGCAGGAAACGAAAATCGGCAACAAGGCTCGGTGCATGCTGCCATCCGCCGCTGCCGGAGTGCTTCGGGAACAGTTGTCGCAAGCGCTGCATTAACCGTACGGTCTCCGCCATTCGCGATCGGTATCCGATCACACCACCACTACCTGCCGGCACTTCTGCAATCCATCGGCGTTCGAGCAACTCCGCCAAGACATCGTCTGCGGAAAAAAAATCGTCGAAACCTTGATTGAGAGCCTCATCGATCAGGGGATCGAGCAAATCGCAGATTTCTTCGCGATTGAACGCGCCATCGACGATGCCCCAAACGAGCAATCTCGTTTCGCGCTCTTCAATGCGATCTAGAACTGAGGCAAGAAAATCTTCGCGTGCGTCCAAATTACCACCTCATTCCATTAGCGTGCACGCACGACATAGTTGGTCAACATTTTGTTGGTGCGCAACCATTCAATGACTTCGGGCGTCAGCAAGTCCAAGCTGGCTCCCGTTGCTGAAGATGTAGCGCCGAAGAATTCCCTGACTGCTTGGGGTACGTTATCGTTCTCGACAAACTCGATATCCGCCAAGTCTTCGGAATATTTGTGTAGTTCGCGCATCGCCTCAACAGTGCTGGGAACCGTATTGCGATATTCATTGAAGCGCTGATACAAAAACGTATAGTGTTCCAATGCGCTCTTGTTCGCCGGCAGAGATTGCAGGATCGTTTGCTTACGTTGCTCCGGCGGAACCCCACCGAAAAGTTTGTTGCTGAAATAGGCTCTCCAGTCGGCTTTCTGTTGCGTCTCTCCCGAAACGATGAATTCAGTGAGTGCCGCAGTCAGCTTGGTCCAACGCTGCTTGTCGACAAGGGTAGCTGACTTAGGCGACTCTCTGAACCGATCACCAATCTGAATGACAAGTTGCCGGGTCTTATCTGCATTTTGCACGGGGGTAAGTTGTATACCCGCGTTACGAAGTAAGGCATTGCGACGCGTCAGCATGACGATGCGTGCTGCATGTTGTGCCAACTCTGACTTCTTGCTGGCCAGCACATTCGCCTCTTCAATGCCAGCGCTCGCGGATTCCGCCCTCACTAATCGTGAGCGTAGAGTTTGTGCGTCGTTCAGGAGCATGTCGTTTCTCCCTCCATTCCCAAGGCACTTATTTCATTTACGAGATCCTGAAACAAAGTCTGTATCTCGTCCGCCCTTCCTTGGGGGTCAACGCCTTTGAACTGTTCCTCTAAGGAATTGGCTCGCTTCTCTGCGGCGGCCACTACTGCGCGAGCGGCTTCGACGAAGCGCGATGCAACGACGAGTGGATGAATGTCAAATCGACCCATGCGACTGATCAACTGAACTTCGCTCGTTCCCTCCTCCCCCTCACCTGCAGTTGCAAGCATGGTTAAAGATTCTCGCAGTGCGCAACTACGAAAGTCATCACACAGATTCTTGAAAGCAATGTGACCCATGCCAATCTCTTCCGTATTCCACACACCGGATTCCTTCAACTGATCAGCCAATGCTTTGATCTGGTCAGCGACTTCCTGCTTGTCGAAAGCTTCTCCTAGGTCCGATACGACCTTGTTCCGAAGGCTGCTTGCCTGTTGGGCCGCTTTACGCGCAAGAGCCTTCACGCGTACTTCGCTCATCGCCTGTACGGCTTGTTTTAAATCGCTCGACAAACCGTCGAGTGCCGTCAAGTTCACTGCTTCGCTTTCCGGCAAGAAGCATTCGGTCACACGTAACATATCCACGGCATATGGTGTCTTGCCGGTACCCTGAAAACTTCCACAGAACGAGGCGACAAGTTGCATCAACTCGGGGCGTATCCGCAGGGCCTGCTCCTGCATGGCTCGCCAGTCACCAAACTCCGCAGGCGCGACTTCGGCCGCTCGTGCTGGAATTTGGGGTTCACTGAACAGAAACGTGGCAAGGCTAGTCGCTGTGCGGCCTCGTTCGATAGCACCAAGAATTCGGCTGTTGATAGATAACAAACGTAGTGCGACTCCAAGTTTCTTGCGCATACTTGCGCGCACGAGCGCCA
It contains:
- a CDS encoding EAL domain-containing protein encodes the protein MKSSTQPGVDITPLAPQGCVGCKDATPLPIEIDFAFQPIVDVRSKAVFACEALVRGAGGESAATVLAQIDEGNRYHFDQRCRQVAIATAAALALDAHLSINFMPNAVYRPEVCIRTTLEAAQTHGFPLEKIIFETVEGEHIADRAHLVDIFKAYKSYGFRTAIDDFGAGYSGLSLLVDFQPDLVKLDMSLLRGIDTDSVRQRIVKGILSIARDLGIEVIAEGIETQGERDFFVAHGVSLMQGYFFAKPAFRAIPHLDPHVFA
- the dpdK gene encoding phospholipase D-like domain-containing protein DpdK, translating into MNVLYRRIFKTKTTGVTTIQELLQSMFVAEVLQPGDEIWIVSPWISNVVLIDNRSGSFDAINPEWGRREIRLADVLVTLMNHGTKVRIVTRNDDSNDTFLSRISDAAREHGLEDQVAIHIHDQLHTKGILLTRCLLMGSMNLTYNGMVINDEWVEFSLDSHDLGRTRIEFARYRETA
- a CDS encoding sensor domain-containing diguanylate cyclase, translated to MNGPDLGPDELAAEHEALLSFMYLSPVGIVRSDLAGNVDMMNPMAAQLLMPLAQGGELANIFETLAPVAPELRRLVAEFTRERGPVCENRRLYVNPARHHPAVLSCSIIRIGAGFLMTVLTDISRQVAAERQVRQTESWLAGIYTSVHDFAFFTLDAQERVETWHPSIERLTGFQADDIVGRPLDIFYAPGEACPGRLAEHVALARDDGWHIEECWCATRSGERFWGQILVSVLHEDGDAPSGYSVVIRDASQRKVTSDNLERLLTTDHLTGASNRAHFFQVAEAEFTRARRHRRPLSLVMLDADHFKRINDTAGHTAGDEVLQQIVREAKRTLRAADLIGRLGGEEFALLLPATTRQEAAAIAERLRAAIEQLPIETGGQVLHATVSLGVAALDESEAELDDLLAAADRALYEAKRAGRNCVRVEDVVKSEQGATESTKGDGEARPPSPSAGEAQ
- a CDS encoding phosphonate transporter, giving the protein MTNIDYGFETIGIAQLAALDADRLDELPYGVIGFAPDFLVTHYNATESRNAGLSAARILARHIFEEVAPCMNNFMVAQRFLDAQTLDEIIPYVLTLRMRPTPVRLRLLMSPEIATRYLLIERKVAA
- the dpdD gene encoding protein DpdD, with the protein product MMDIAPSDEVSWLKRFFSGRNALRWDDIAGAKAPAAWLEHVIPWINAFAAPHVQRPIVLPVFDTNGPCQWYGMAEDDASATALAQELTAAVGPSYSDFRGQPLEKEDDDEIERSLRARFGRFIFRFGPVDAAARDEVSQALLLYLGMLRRRPVIPDRTQRPFGRIRAEFDNALLAGNEADAYRLRDELIASGRVDSEQQKYLEIRMLAGLGRQHQLAHDYSLVKSVLGLSLPAQIIADLVEALYSTYVADIERDLNVDKVLNAFRSNIARPFGPLFQERKGIRQPNVLKAFLLFELTQDKPNVARCESIAESYPEHAEHSLIDRWIGRLTSASSSDEDKAVLARQALGDEDYELALQLSLESRPEAWTYGAMLRCAVELEDKQVTLRVLEAVRSAPEDIQSKWSKRDLARLRQLEEESSDAGTVTSNSHIRPGSDWLSWANYVLAGNYDRHPLQILADASTRWDIESFVSDPRACRELAERIGNARGDAEAVFRDAFPALVEFFVDRQANPMRGFMPLYSMLIRIVAWSGTVSANELELASVLMQALIGLGPTKGDYVEALEAFAEVLSANSAPGNIDWALNAAEMLALYASPDHESRLRFFTAVVGVARVHAHRLNPARLAVLSLLAKDYGAVELLESFPPQVDEHAAAVASIDFAGLIGIYTLTEPAGQRAREFLQKLLPQSRVEVNADYAATDRLKHLAANADIFVFAWKSSKHQAYYAAKEARGNRQTLLPLGKGSASILDCIFKELQRLRY